The following are encoded together in the Candidatus Poseidoniia archaeon genome:
- a CDS encoding MFS transporter: PSTTLVMDSIPEDKAGVGSATNDASREIGGALGIAIGGSVLNQIYQDKLVIPEDMDSYSAILTESFPAAMRMGLEMGNLELIANARLAFMDGMVGSAMVSAGVALITAILVKLYMPGKTESN; this comes from the coding sequence ACCATCTACAACACTAGTTATGGACTCTATTCCAGAGGATAAGGCAGGTGTTGGAAGTGCTACTAATGATGCTAGTAGAGAGATTGGTGGAGCGCTTGGTATAGCTATTGGAGGCAGTGTTCTAAATCAAATATATCAGGATAAGTTGGTAATTCCAGAGGACATGGATTCTTATTCAGCGATTTTAACAGAGTCATTCCCTGCTGCTATGCGTATGGGCCTAGAGATGGGAAATTTGGAATTGATAGCTAATGCTCGTTTAGCATTTATGGATGGAATGGTTGGATCGGCAATGGTCTCTGCAGGTGTAGCACTGATTACAGCTATACTTGTCAAACTTTACATGCCAGGAAAGACAGAATCTAATTAG